The window AATGTCATTGTAGAACCCCCTTAACAAATAAAAATTACTATTAAAAACAAATTCTTGTTCAATTAAACTGCTGCGTTAGTTTAAGTGTAACATTTCACAATGGATCACCGAAGCCTACTAGATGTTTTAGACATAAAAATAGACCATCGAAATGATGGTCTTGTTTAACTAAAGCCCCCGTTAGTTCAGTAAAAGGTCTAATATTTTTTTTGTTTGTTTATCATTGATTTTGTAGCTGTCACGCACATCACTAACAAAAAGTGTTATGTTTGATCCAAAATTTTTATTGACATATAAAACTTCTGTCTTACCGTCTTTATACTTCAGCTGAATTTTGTAATCGGGAGGATATACAAGTTCATAATTAGCAGTAACACGATTTGACCTATTAAGGATTCCAGTGATGGTCTTTATTTTTTCCTTGTCGGTAGTGATTTTTCCTTTTTCAATTGGTTCATCATATTTTTGGATAGTCATGCTTTGGATTCCTGAAAATCCGTTATAAAAAAATGAAAATCCTAATGCACACACAAGAATAGCTATAAACGAGTAGATAATAGTTTTTTTCATTAAATCCCCCCATATCTTTCTCATTAGACGATTGGAAAAAAAATACAATTCCTAATTCAACTAAACTGCTGCGTTAGTTCAATAAGAAAAAGCTACCCTAAAGGCAGCCTTGTTCTGCTAAAGCCCCCGTTAGTTGAAGAAGAAAAGTGAAGCTACAGTAGTATCTAATGGCTCTATCTAACCGAGTGATCTCACGGACGGAAAGTAGCTACTGTGCTCTTTACCAATTGACCGCTCTCTATTGCAGAAATCACTTTAAAGATTTAGAAGTGTTAAGATGGAAATCTTTCAACAGAGCAAATATGGTATAAAAAAACCAACTATCTGATGGAAATCAGATAGTTGGCTTTTTGCCATACGCACACTATTACCATTAACGTAGCAGACGCATTGTATCAATTCTCCAATAATTATGTGCTATGACCATATTACTTAATTGTGGCGTAGAAATAGCGTGAACCATTTACTATTATTAATCCTCTGTTTCATCCGGTAATAATACTTGAAGCCCATCTTGTGTCATAACATTGTCTTTAAAAGGTTTTACGTTATAATATTCGTCTAAATCATGTAAAATCATGTGAAGTTCATCTAAAATTGGATCCCTCTTACTTATCTCCTCGTCAAGAACGCGTTGTGTAATTTGTTTGGCTTGCGTTAATTCCTCTAAATTTTCTTGACTTGGCTCAATGTTGCCTAATAAGAGCAATATTTCGTTTAAATATTTAATATAAATAGTATGAGTGGGAATCTCATTACCTCTAACTGCTCCCATAAAAATAGTATTTTCTGTAATGGCAGCAGCTTTGAGGTGAGCAGCAAATAAATTATAATTTGGATCTGAAAAATCATACTCGACACGTTTATTTGTCTCTGTATCTACTCGAGTAAAGGTAATTGGATCCCAATAAGAATATTTAGCGCTGACTTTTAATTGTTTATGTTCTTTATCTACTTCACTTGTGATTACAGCATTTGAATCTCCACTATTAGGAGGGGTTTGATTATTCAACTGAGTGGAATCTTCGGCACTCTCTTGAACATCGTTATTAGCGAACATAGTGTAACCGAAGA is drawn from Solibacillus sp. R5-41 and contains these coding sequences:
- a CDS encoding polyphosphate kinase, which codes for MDKQLKELDFEKKINVTFTEENKRNVLNKIQKVEQKKMSKPHYLQNALTFTFTIGLIFFGYTMFANNDVQESAEDSTQLNNQTPPNSGDSNAVITSEVDKEHKQLKVSAKYSYWDPITFTRVDTETNKRVEYDFSDPNYNLFAAHLKAAAITENTIFMGAVRGNEIPTHTIYIKYLNEILLLLGNIEPSQENLEELTQAKQITQRVLDEEISKRDPILDELHMILHDLDEYYNVKPFKDNVMTQDGLQVLLPDETED